The Deinococcus sonorensis KR-87 DNA window CATGGCGCCGCAGGCGGGTCAGCAGCACCGGGTTGATGGACGAGAAATCCGGAGTGAATTCGTAGAACAGCCGCTGGTTCCGGCCGCGGCCGCTGATCGTCACCGCCTGAAGGTAGCCGCGCCGGATCAGCTCCTCATGCGGTGACTGCAGGGCGCGCCGGACCGTGTCCGGGCGGACGCTGGAGATCTTGCACTGATCGGCCCATTCGACCAGGCCCACGTCGAGCGCGTCGACGGTCGCCTCGGGGTTTTCCGGATCGTAGCGCATGGCGTCAAGCAGCCGGAACAGGATCCGGGTCCGGGGCCGGCTCAGCGAGTGCATGAACGACATGTTGAGCGGTTTGGTGTAGCCGCTCAGCATCGACGCGACGAGAGGCTTCGCCAGCTGCAGCTGAATCATGGTCCGCTCGTCGAACGACCCCGACTCGCCCTGGTGGGTGTACTCCAGATTCTCGATGAAGTGGAATTTCGCGGTGATCCAGCGCCGGTTGGGGTGATCGCGCCAGCCGCCGCTGACCTCGAAGCTGGTGGTGTGCAGCCGGTCCAGGCTTTCCCGCAGCATGGCCCAGTACCGGCCGTTGCGGTGAAAGCCGGCCAGGCTCATCAGCGCCGACGCGGAGACGGTCACCAAGCCGTCTTCCGGCAACCCGGACGAGTCGAGCAGGTCAATCAGCGCGCTGCTGACGTCATTGTCGACGCCGTGCGGGACGCACAGTTCCGGCAGCGCGCGGCAGCTGACCCGCACCTGTCGCCCGCCATGTTGAAACTCGACGTTCCAGGACCGCTGCCCGTCCACCTGATCGACCGCGCTGATCAGGTTGAGCCGCCCCCAGTTGAGGTCGTCGATACGCATGGCCGGGACCGCTGATCCGTTCATCATCCTCCCTGGTGTTGAACAACTTTACCTCACTTCTGGAAAGATCTTTTGTTTTAATTCATGGTGAAAACACCACCAAGCGACGCGGCGCGCGGCCCTCCAGGAGGGCCGTGTGGTGCCCTGATCCCACAGGTGTGTCTCAGGAAACCCCACAGGTATGTCTCAGCAGGGTGGCGCGAATCCCACAGGTGTGTCTCAGGGGCCGCTGCCTTTCCCATCGGTGTGTCTCAGGGAGTTCCACAGGTGTGTCTCAGCGGTCCCGTACGACACACCTGTGGCGTTTCCCCGGAATCCCACAGGTGTGTCTCAGGCACCGACGTCCAAATCCCACAGGTATGTCTCAGGCTGGTTGGACGAATCCCACAGGTATGTCTCAGGAAACCCCACAGGTATGTCTCAGCAAACAACCGTGGTGTGGCCACGCTGATGCACCGGGGCTGCACCGTGTGCGACGCCCTGTCCGTCAGGTCATCGGTGCTGGATCAGCACAGAGACGGCCCGCCGTCACGCGTGTTCCAGACGCCTGACCGGCGCACCGGATGGCCTGTATTCCGTCTGTTCAGGGACCAGTTCCGGAGGCGCCGCGGCGCCCTGAATCCGGCGTGACGGGGTCCCCTTTCGGCAGGCAGACGGCCCGCTGTGGTGCACACGATTTTTTCGGCGCTGCGCTGGTCACGCCGGTGCGGGCTCAGGTCGGGGGTTCCGCGCAGGTGAAGGTTCAGGCGACCTGGCGTTGCTCCGCTCCGAGTGGAGGAGCCGCCGCACTCTGATTCGTCACGTCTGCGGCGGGCCACGAGCACGAGGCACCTATTGTCGTCAGGGTCCCTGCGGCGTCATGCGCGCTGCCTGAGTCCCACCGGCCTGCACGGCTGGGCTCCCCTGCCACCGGTCCGCACGTGCTGTTCGCTCGCTTCAGGGGGTGCGGGAGGACCGCCGGGTGGCCTTTGGCGTGGTGCTGGTCGCGCGGCGCTGGGTTCCCGTGCCGCTGCCGAGCAGCCGGTCTAGCTCGGCGATCAGCTGGTCGACGC harbors:
- a CDS encoding replication initiator protein A, with product MRIDDLNWGRLNLISAVDQVDGQRSWNVEFQHGGRQVRVSCRALPELCVPHGVDNDVSSALIDLLDSSGLPEDGLVTVSASALMSLAGFHRNGRYWAMLRESLDRLHTTSFEVSGGWRDHPNRRWITAKFHFIENLEYTHQGESGSFDERTMIQLQLAKPLVASMLSGYTKPLNMSFMHSLSRPRTRILFRLLDAMRYDPENPEATVDALDVGLVEWADQCKISSVRPDTVRRALQSPHEELIRRGYLQAVTISGRGRNQRLFYEFTPDFSSINPVLLTRLRRHGVTDGVARGLARTYALAVLNTRIDLFEALVRNGQLTPKKSAAAALVHLIKNPDQYSAETLPLRPVPAPARRVSKSDPAPSPSVSELLTTMSPEERGAHLIRQLNLLLRGKLTTLELDALHTKAVNGELDVAEVCAAVLKAKTANQVPALLAHLRASVHQAELF